One window of the Pyrus communis chromosome 17, drPyrComm1.1, whole genome shotgun sequence genome contains the following:
- the LOC137723171 gene encoding uncharacterized protein, with the protein MEVMGQIAKPRHVMETICNHDPYFVQKDDAFHVLGLIPKQKIMTALRMLVYGASTYQVDEIARMGKITIMESLMRFCFAIEVLYTNEYLRKPTPRDMRRLLRKDDIYPRWSTFVKTVPHLHSEKEKHFTKFQEGCRKDVENCFGILQARWAIVRAAARMFDVKALQSIMMTCIILHNMIVEDEYDYDVVDEYESDTMNN; encoded by the exons ATGGAAGTtatgggtcagatagccaaacccagacATGTCATGGAAactatttgcaaccatgatccatactttgtgcaaaaagatgatgcttttcatgttctaggtcttatTCCTAAGCAAAAAATTATGACTGCTTTGCGAatgcttgtatatggagcatcTACATACCAAGTTGATGAGATCGCGAGGATGGGAAAAATAACTATTATGGAGTCCTTGATGCGGTTTTGCTTTGCAATTGAAGTgctctacaccaatgagtaccttcggaAACCCACGCCtagggacatgcgaaggcttctgaggaaaG acgacatttacccaaggtggtcaacgtttgtcaaaacagtcCCACATCTACatagtgaaaaagaaaaacacttcacaAAATTTCAagaggggtgtaggaaggatgtggagaatTGTTTTGGTATTCTgcaagctcgctgggcgattGTCAGGGCTGctgctagaatgtttgatgtcaaGGCTCTtcaatccatcatgatgacgtgtattattctccacaacatgattgtggaagatgagtatgattatgatgtcgttgatgaatatgagtcGGATACGATGAACAACTGA
- the LOC137721744 gene encoding elongation factor 1-alpha-like → MGKEKFHINIVVIGHVDSGKSTTTGHLIYKLGGIDKRVIERFEKEAAEMNKRSFKYAWVLDKLKAERERGITIDIALWKFETTKYYCTVIDAPGHRDFIKNMITGTSQADCAVLIIDSTTGGFEAGISKDGQTREHALLAFTLGVKQMICCCNKMDATTPKYSKARYEEIVKEVSSYLKKVGYNPDKIAFVPISGFEGDNMIERSTNLDWYKGPTLLEALDLINEPKRPSDKPLRLPLQDVYKIGGIGTVPVGRVETGIVKPGMVVTFGPTGLTTEVKSVEMHHEALQEALPGDNVGFNVKNVAVKDLKRGFVASNSKDDPAKEAANFTSQVIIMNHPGQIGNGYAPVLDCHTSHIAVKFGEILTKIDRRSGKEIEKEPKFLKNGDAGMVKMLPTKPMVVETFSEYPPLGRFAVRDMRQTVAVGVIKSVEKKDPSGAKVTKSAAKKK, encoded by the exons ATGGGTAAAGAGAAGTTTCACATCAACATCGTGGTCATTGGCCATGTCGACTCCGGCAAGTCGACCACCACTGGTCATCTTATCTACAAGCTTGGAGGTATTGACAAGCGTGTGATTGAGAGGTTCGAGAAGGAAGCTGCTGAGATGAACAAAAGGTCGTTCAAGTATGCCTGGGTGCTTGACAAGCTTAAGGCCGAGCGTGAGCGTGGTATCACCATTGATATCGCCTTGTGGAAGTTTGAGACCACAAAGTACTATTGCACAGTCATTGATGCTCCGGGGCATCGTGATTTCATTAAGAACATGATTACTGGAACTTCACAGGCTGACTGTGCTGTTCTCATCATTGACTCCACCACTGGTGGTTTTGAAGCTGGTATTTCCAAGGACGGACAGACCCGTGAGCATGCTCTTCTTGCTTTCACCCTCGGTGTGAAGCAGATGATTTGCTGCTGTAACAAG ATGGATGCCACCACTCCTAAGTACTCTAAGGCAAGGTATGAAGAAATCGTGAAGGAAGTTTCATCCTACCTGAAGAAGGTTGGGTACAACCCCGACAAAATCGCCTTTGTTCCCATATCTGGGTTTGAGGGTGACAACATGATTGAGAGGTCCACCAACCTTGACTGGTACAAGGGACCAACCCTTCTTGAGGCTCTTGACCTGATCAACGAGCCCAAGAGGCCCTCAGACAAGCCCCTCCGTCTTCCTCTTCAGGATGTGTACAAGATTGGTGGTATTGGAACTGTGCCAGTGGGACGTGTAGAGACTGGTATAGTCAAGCCTGGTATGGTTGTCACTTTTGGTCCAACTGGTCTGACCACTGAAGTTAAGTCAGTTGAGATGCATCATGAGGCTCTTCAGGAGGCACTCCCCGGTGACAATGTCGGGTTCAATGTTAAGAATGTTGCTGTGAAGGATCTCAAGCGTGGTTTCGTTGCATCCAACTCCAAGGACGACCCTGCCAAGGAGGCTGCCAACTTCACATCCCAGGTTATCATCATGAACCACCCTGGTCAGATCGGTAACGGATATGCCCCAGTTCTGGATTGCCACACTTCCCACATTGCTGTGAAGTTCGGTGAGATCCTTACCAAGATTGACAGGAGGTCTGGAAAGGAGATTGAGAAGGAGCCAAAGTTCTTGAAGAACGGAGATGCAGGTATGGTGAAGATGCTTCCCACCAAGCCCATGGTTGTTGAGACCTTCTCTGAGTACCCACCATTGGGTCGCTTTGCTGTTCGTGACATGCGCCAGACTGTTGCTGTCGGTGTAATCAAGAGCGTTGAGAAGAAGGATCCCAGCGGTGCCAAGGTCACAAAGTCTGCTGCCAAGAAGAAGTGA